One Mycolicibacterium parafortuitum DNA segment encodes these proteins:
- a CDS encoding acyl-[acyl-carrier-protein] thioesterase, translating into MPTSPDGPLDQRLVVQPDSGYVYRTAWPVATGDIGCDLTLRLDGVARYIQEVGAENLVDAGEAEAHPHWLVQRTVIDVIEPIGFPNEIAFSRWCSALSTRWCTMRVDLVGSDGGRIETEGFWIAINAKTLTPQRATDTLIERFSSTTDQYRLKWRPWLDNLTDADETTPFALRRTDIDLFEHVTNTAYWHAIHEVTARVPDLCSAPYRTVVEYRKPIKYGEDVVIAWRRRDDTPRVDIALTVDGEVRAAAVLCTLSLG; encoded by the coding sequence ATGCCCACCAGCCCGGACGGCCCACTCGATCAGCGACTGGTCGTGCAGCCGGACTCCGGCTACGTGTACCGCACCGCGTGGCCGGTGGCGACCGGCGACATCGGCTGCGACCTGACGCTTCGGCTCGACGGCGTCGCGCGCTACATCCAGGAGGTCGGCGCGGAGAACCTCGTCGACGCCGGCGAGGCCGAGGCACACCCGCACTGGCTCGTGCAACGCACCGTCATCGACGTGATCGAACCGATCGGGTTCCCCAATGAGATCGCGTTCAGCCGCTGGTGCTCGGCGCTGTCGACGCGGTGGTGCACGATGCGCGTCGACCTAGTCGGCAGCGACGGCGGGCGCATCGAGACCGAGGGGTTCTGGATCGCGATCAACGCGAAAACCCTGACGCCGCAGCGGGCCACCGACACTCTGATCGAACGGTTCTCCAGCACCACCGATCAGTACCGGCTCAAATGGCGGCCGTGGCTGGACAACCTGACCGACGCCGACGAGACGACACCGTTTGCGCTGCGGCGCACCGACATCGACCTGTTCGAACACGTCACCAACACCGCGTACTGGCACGCGATCCACGAGGTGACCGCCCGCGTCCCCGACCTCTGCAGCGCGCCGTACCGGACCGTCGTCGAATACCGCAAGCCGATCAAGTACGGCGAGGACGTCGTCATCGCCTGGCGTCGCCGCGACGACACTCCGCGCGTCGACATCGCGCTGACCGTCGACGGCGAGGTGCGGGCCGCGGCGGTGCTGTGCACGCTGTCGTTAGGCTGA
- a CDS encoding HpcH/HpaI aldolase/citrate lyase family protein, producing MTLAPGTAWLFCPADRPERFEKAAAAADIVILDLEDGVAAKDRPAAREALVNTPLDPQRTVVRVNPTGTADHEADLQAVSRTAYTTVMLAKTEAPEQVSALAPWDVIVLIETPLGALNVVELARVDNAYALMWGAEDLFAALGGTANRYPDGSYREVARHVRSQTLLAAKAYGRVALDSVFLDIKNLGGLRDEVDDAVAVGFDGKVAIHPTQIAVIRDGYTPTEKEADWARRVLAAAQTERGVFQFEGQMVDMPVLRRAERIVALAP from the coding sequence GTGACCCTGGCGCCTGGCACGGCGTGGCTGTTCTGCCCCGCGGACCGACCGGAACGATTCGAGAAGGCCGCCGCGGCAGCCGATATCGTGATCCTCGACCTGGAGGACGGGGTGGCGGCCAAGGACCGGCCTGCGGCCCGCGAGGCGTTGGTGAACACCCCACTGGACCCGCAGCGGACCGTGGTGCGGGTCAACCCCACCGGCACCGCCGATCACGAAGCAGACCTGCAAGCCGTCTCGCGCACCGCGTACACCACGGTGATGCTGGCCAAAACCGAAGCACCAGAACAGGTCAGCGCGTTGGCGCCGTGGGACGTGATCGTGCTGATCGAGACGCCGCTGGGCGCGCTGAACGTCGTCGAGCTGGCCCGGGTGGACAACGCGTACGCGTTGATGTGGGGCGCCGAGGACCTGTTCGCCGCGCTCGGCGGGACGGCCAACCGCTACCCGGACGGCTCCTACCGCGAGGTCGCCCGCCATGTCCGGTCCCAGACGCTGCTGGCCGCCAAGGCCTACGGGAGGGTGGCGCTGGATTCGGTGTTCCTCGACATCAAGAATCTCGGCGGGCTGCGCGATGAGGTCGACGACGCGGTCGCGGTCGGCTTCGACGGCAAGGTCGCGATCCACCCGACGCAGATCGCGGTGATCCGGGACGGCTACACGCCGACCGAGAAGGAAGCCGACTGGGCGCGACGGGTGCTGGCCGCGGCGCAGACCGAGCGCGGCGTGTTCCAGTTCGAGGGCCAGATGGTCGACATGCCGGTGCTGCGGCGTGCCGAGCGGATCGTCGCGCTGGCGCCCTAG
- a CDS encoding SACE_7040 family transcriptional regulator — MASTDAASPRSRAKSDRRGQLVAAAERLFAEHGYLAVRLEDIGAAAGVSGPAIYRHFPNKEALLSELLVGISTRLLAGASDVADAAADADSALQNLIDFHLDFALDESDLIRIQDRDLGNLPPAAKRQVRRKQRQYVEIWVDVLQRRDPLLTEAAARVMAHGTFGLLNSTAHSMKPGATKTAEASSRTVLREMTVAALTSAANS, encoded by the coding sequence ATGGCTTCCACGGACGCGGCCTCGCCACGCAGCAGGGCGAAGTCCGATCGCCGTGGTCAACTGGTCGCCGCTGCCGAGCGGCTGTTCGCCGAACACGGCTATCTGGCGGTGCGGCTGGAGGACATCGGCGCCGCGGCCGGGGTCAGCGGCCCGGCGATCTACCGGCATTTCCCGAACAAGGAGGCCCTGCTGTCGGAGCTGCTGGTGGGGATCAGCACCCGGCTGCTGGCCGGTGCGAGCGACGTGGCCGACGCCGCCGCCGATGCGGACTCGGCGCTGCAGAACCTGATCGACTTCCATCTGGACTTCGCCCTCGACGAGTCCGACCTGATCCGCATCCAGGACCGCGACCTGGGCAACCTGCCGCCCGCGGCCAAGCGTCAGGTGCGGCGTAAACAGCGGCAGTACGTCGAGATCTGGGTGGATGTGTTGCAGCGGCGCGATCCCCTGCTGACCGAGGCCGCCGCACGGGTGATGGCGCACGGAACATTCGGCCTGCTCAACTCGACGGCCCACAGCATGAAGCCGGGAGCGACGAAAACGGCCGAGGCCAGCTCGCGCACCGTCCTCCGGGAGATGACGGTCGCGGCGCTGACCTCGGCCGCAAACAGCTAG
- a CDS encoding nuclear transport factor 2 family protein, with protein sequence MSLPTQTAFTPSAVDVQEVMSWFANYDALAVAKDIEAMADQAMFPLNEVTDGYAASCDRAKFVAQMTEQLGDAGDVSMESVRTPHFINENLVFVITDATITAGDFSQQVRYGDLLVKLGGEWKFQTMVQGGWGEF encoded by the coding sequence ATGTCGCTGCCCACCCAGACCGCCTTCACGCCGTCCGCCGTCGACGTCCAGGAGGTGATGTCCTGGTTCGCCAACTACGACGCGCTGGCAGTCGCCAAGGACATCGAGGCGATGGCCGATCAGGCGATGTTCCCGCTCAACGAGGTCACCGACGGCTACGCCGCATCCTGTGACCGAGCCAAATTCGTCGCGCAGATGACCGAACAGCTCGGTGACGCCGGCGACGTGTCGATGGAGTCGGTGCGCACCCCGCACTTCATCAACGAGAACCTGGTGTTCGTCATCACCGACGCCACCATCACCGCGGGCGACTTCAGCCAGCAGGTGCGCTACGGCGATCTGTTGGTGAAATTGGGTGGCGAGTGGAAGTTCCAGACGATGGTGCAAGGCGGTTGGGGCGAGTTCTGA
- a CDS encoding enoyl-CoA hydratase, translating into MSELVLMQVTDRVAVITINDPDRRNAVTAEISAALRAAVSAAEADPGVHAVIVTGAGKAFCAGADLTALGAATEDGLRVIYDGFLAVAQCSLPTIAAVNGAAVGAGLNLALAADVRIAGPHAMFDPRFQKLGIHPGGGATWMLQRITGPQAARAALLFGMRFDAEAAVRHGLALEVADDPVARARELAAGPAGAPRDVVVATKASMRATAHPGTDDLEQHRLAVDIEIVPQATSIESPEFAARLAAAKRK; encoded by the coding sequence GTGTCCGAACTGGTACTGATGCAGGTCACCGACCGCGTCGCCGTCATCACAATCAACGATCCCGACCGCCGCAACGCCGTGACCGCGGAGATCTCGGCCGCGCTGCGGGCCGCCGTCAGCGCCGCCGAGGCCGACCCGGGCGTGCACGCGGTGATCGTCACCGGGGCGGGCAAGGCGTTCTGCGCCGGTGCCGACCTGACTGCACTGGGCGCGGCGACCGAGGACGGTCTGCGGGTGATCTACGACGGCTTCCTGGCCGTCGCACAGTGCAGCCTTCCGACGATCGCGGCGGTCAACGGCGCCGCCGTCGGTGCAGGACTCAATCTGGCGCTGGCGGCCGACGTGCGGATCGCCGGGCCCCATGCGATGTTCGACCCCCGCTTCCAGAAGCTGGGCATCCATCCCGGCGGCGGCGCGACCTGGATGCTGCAGCGGATCACCGGCCCCCAGGCCGCCCGCGCCGCGTTGCTGTTCGGGATGCGGTTCGACGCCGAGGCCGCCGTCCGCCACGGGCTCGCCCTCGAAGTGGCCGACGACCCGGTCGCCCGGGCGCGCGAACTGGCGGCAGGGCCCGCCGGTGCGCCTCGCGACGTCGTGGTGGCCACGAAGGCCTCGATGCGCGCCACCGCCCATCCGGGCACCGACGATCTGGAGCAGCACCGCCTCGCGGTCGACATCGAGATCGTCCCGCAGGCCACCTCGATCGAATCGCCCGAGTTCGCGGCCCGGCTGGCCGCAGCCAAGCGAAAGTAA
- a CDS encoding biotin carboxylase N-terminal domain-containing protein: MFDTVLVANRGEIAVRVIRTLRAMGIRSVAVFSDADAGARHVREADVAVNIGPAPARQSYLSVDALLSAIERTGAQAVHPGYGFLSENSQFADALKSAGVVFIGPPVSAIETMGDKISAKAAVSAFGVPVVPGISRPGLTDDDLIAGAPEIGFPVLVKPSAGGGGKGMRVVHDAADLPAALASARREAASAFNDDTLFLERFVLNPRHIEVQVLADTHGNIVQLGERECSLQRRHQKVIEEAPSPLLDPETRARIGTAACDTARSVDYTGAGTVEFIVSADRPDEFFFMEMNTRLQVEHPVTEMVTGLDLVELQVRVASGEKLPIAQHDIRLDGHAIEARVYAEDPARGFLPTGGDVAGLREPAGPGIRVDSGLRVGTVVGSDYDPMLAKVIAHAADRPAALRALDAALADTAVLGLTTNVEFLRFLLADPDVAAGDLDTGLLDRRLPDFVPAPPSDEDLIAGAAYRWLRSWPATPADPWEAPSGWRIAGRAPTTVRLHAGERTDHVWLTGTPDSATATVEGGETRTLRAELDGDRLAVTIDGLRTDYAVAEAGHQVWLAGAGRVAMVEEVREAPVRPDDEHSGDAELTSPMPGAVVAVGVEDGATVAAGTVVVTVEAMKMEHALSAPVDGMVELLVDAGEQVKVGQVLARVTASKEPQA; encoded by the coding sequence ATGTTCGATACGGTTCTGGTGGCCAACCGCGGCGAGATCGCGGTCCGGGTCATCCGCACGCTGCGGGCGATGGGTATCCGCTCGGTCGCGGTGTTCAGCGACGCCGACGCCGGTGCCCGGCACGTCCGGGAGGCCGACGTCGCAGTCAACATCGGCCCCGCCCCGGCGCGACAGAGCTACCTGTCCGTCGACGCGCTGCTTTCCGCGATCGAACGCACCGGCGCGCAGGCCGTCCACCCCGGCTACGGATTCCTGTCGGAGAACTCGCAATTCGCCGATGCGCTGAAGTCCGCCGGTGTGGTGTTCATCGGTCCGCCGGTCTCGGCGATCGAGACCATGGGGGACAAGATCTCGGCCAAGGCGGCCGTCTCGGCGTTCGGTGTCCCCGTGGTTCCTGGTATCTCGCGGCCCGGCTTGACCGACGACGATCTGATCGCCGGCGCGCCGGAGATCGGTTTCCCGGTTCTGGTGAAACCGTCCGCCGGCGGCGGCGGCAAGGGTATGCGGGTCGTGCACGACGCCGCCGATCTGCCCGCCGCGCTCGCCAGCGCGCGCCGCGAAGCGGCGTCGGCGTTCAATGACGACACCCTGTTCCTCGAGCGGTTCGTGCTCAACCCGCGCCACATCGAGGTGCAGGTGCTCGCCGACACCCACGGCAACATCGTGCAGCTCGGTGAGCGGGAGTGCAGCCTGCAGCGCCGCCACCAGAAGGTCATCGAAGAGGCGCCGTCGCCGCTCCTCGATCCCGAGACCCGCGCGCGGATCGGCACCGCCGCATGCGACACCGCCCGCAGCGTCGACTACACCGGCGCGGGCACCGTGGAGTTCATCGTGTCTGCCGACCGGCCCGACGAGTTCTTCTTCATGGAGATGAACACCCGCCTGCAGGTCGAACATCCGGTCACCGAGATGGTGACCGGACTGGACCTGGTCGAGCTGCAGGTCCGGGTCGCCTCGGGAGAGAAGCTGCCGATCGCGCAGCACGACATCCGGCTCGACGGCCACGCGATCGAGGCCCGGGTGTACGCCGAGGACCCCGCGCGCGGCTTCCTGCCCACCGGCGGCGATGTCGCCGGTCTGCGGGAACCGGCCGGACCCGGGATCCGCGTCGACTCCGGGTTGCGGGTCGGCACCGTGGTCGGCAGCGACTACGACCCGATGCTGGCCAAGGTGATCGCGCACGCCGCCGACCGGCCGGCCGCACTGCGCGCGCTCGATGCCGCGCTCGCCGACACCGCGGTCCTCGGGCTGACCACCAACGTGGAGTTCCTTCGCTTCCTGCTCGCCGACCCCGACGTCGCCGCCGGTGACCTGGACACCGGGCTGCTCGACCGGCGGCTGCCCGACTTCGTGCCCGCGCCTCCCTCCGACGAGGATCTGATCGCCGGCGCCGCCTACCGCTGGCTGCGGTCCTGGCCTGCGACGCCCGCCGACCCGTGGGAGGCGCCGTCGGGCTGGCGCATCGCCGGCCGCGCACCCACCACCGTCCGGTTGCACGCCGGTGAGCGCACCGACCACGTCTGGCTCACCGGCACCCCCGACAGTGCGACCGCGACCGTCGAAGGCGGGGAAACCCGAACGCTGCGCGCCGAATTGGACGGGGACCGGCTCGCGGTCACGATCGACGGACTGCGCACCGACTACGCCGTCGCCGAGGCCGGACACCAGGTGTGGCTGGCCGGCGCCGGACGCGTCGCGATGGTCGAGGAGGTCCGTGAGGCGCCGGTGCGCCCCGACGACGAACACAGCGGAGACGCCGAACTGACCAGCCCCATGCCGGGCGCCGTGGTCGCCGTCGGCGTCGAGGACGGGGCGACCGTCGCGGCGGGGACCGTGGTGGTCACCGTCGAGGCGATGAAGATGGAGCACGCGTTGTCCGCACCCGTCGACGGGATGGTGGAGTTGTTGGTCGACGCGGGCGAACAAGTCAAGGTGGGTCAGGTCCTGGCCCGCGTCACGGCAAGCAAGGAGCCGCAAGCATGA
- a CDS encoding acyl-CoA dehydrogenase family protein, with protein sequence MTDFLATGTLPDHYAELAKTVRDFAQSVVAPVAAKHDEEHSFPYEVVSGMADMGLFGLPFPEEYGGMGGDYFALCLALEELGKVDQSVAITLEAGVSLGAMPVYRFGSEDQKQEWLPLLASGKALGAFGLTEAGGGSDAGATKTTAKLDDGHWIINGSKQFITNSGTDITKLVTVTAVTGENNGKKEISSILVPVPTPGFTAEPAYNKVGWNASDTHPLSFDDVRVPEQNLLGERGRGYANFLRILDEGRIAIAALSVGAAQGCVDESVKYAKEREAFGRPIGSNQAIAFKIARMEARAHVARAAYYDAAALLLSGKPFKKQAAIAKMVASEAAMDNARDATQIFGGYGFMNEYSVARHYRDSKILEIGEGTTEVQLLLIGRELGL encoded by the coding sequence ATGACCGATTTTCTCGCGACCGGGACCCTTCCCGACCACTACGCGGAGCTGGCCAAGACGGTGCGGGACTTCGCCCAGAGCGTCGTCGCACCCGTCGCGGCCAAACACGACGAGGAGCACTCGTTCCCGTACGAAGTCGTTTCCGGCATGGCCGACATGGGGCTGTTCGGCCTGCCGTTCCCCGAGGAGTACGGCGGCATGGGCGGCGACTACTTCGCGCTGTGCCTGGCGCTGGAGGAGCTCGGCAAGGTCGACCAGAGTGTGGCGATCACGCTGGAGGCCGGCGTCTCCCTCGGGGCGATGCCGGTGTACCGGTTCGGCTCCGAGGACCAGAAGCAGGAATGGCTGCCGCTGCTGGCCAGTGGCAAGGCCCTCGGCGCGTTCGGCCTGACCGAGGCGGGCGGCGGCAGCGATGCCGGCGCGACGAAGACCACCGCCAAACTCGACGACGGCCACTGGATCATCAACGGCAGCAAGCAGTTCATCACCAACTCCGGCACCGACATCACCAAACTGGTCACCGTCACCGCGGTCACCGGTGAGAACAACGGCAAGAAGGAGATCTCGTCGATCCTGGTGCCGGTCCCGACCCCTGGTTTCACCGCCGAGCCGGCCTACAACAAGGTGGGCTGGAACGCGTCGGACACCCACCCGCTGAGCTTCGACGACGTCCGGGTTCCCGAGCAGAATCTGCTCGGTGAGCGTGGCCGCGGCTACGCGAACTTCCTGCGGATCCTCGACGAGGGCCGGATCGCGATCGCGGCGCTGTCGGTCGGTGCTGCGCAGGGCTGCGTGGACGAAAGCGTCAAGTACGCCAAGGAACGTGAGGCCTTCGGCCGCCCGATCGGCAGCAACCAGGCGATCGCGTTCAAGATCGCCCGGATGGAGGCCCGGGCCCACGTCGCGCGCGCCGCGTACTACGACGCCGCGGCACTGCTGTTGTCGGGCAAGCCGTTCAAGAAACAGGCCGCGATCGCCAAGATGGTCGCCAGCGAGGCCGCGATGGACAACGCCCGCGACGCCACCCAGATCTTCGGCGGCTACGGTTTCATGAACGAGTACTCGGTGGCCCGGCACTACCGCGATTCGAAGATCCTCGAAATCGGCGAGGGCACAACAGAAGTGCAGTTGCTGCTGATCGGGCGGGAGCTCGGGCTGTGA
- a CDS encoding alpha/beta hydrolase family protein encodes MSPDATAFAHLVDDGGYPRAVQRFLRGWRASSSRDVELPVDGPVTRVLHSADGHWLACQVAPEGSTRSQIWVVTTDPDDRAARRIDYWPSGVEGTAELIGWDGTLVAAILTGEDGVGSSCLIDPSGGPTTVLDRRSGGRLVDAWAGASLVRVGPRGYRDLIMLRGLVETGLLPYDPGSTTDTGVILDDHHPRRLRTGPDGEHFALYQPAKTYDVNSTEGYVRALIRSENGAEHARLLEVTVTAEGVTYQVVAERPGCELDEFTVSDDLSTVALLWNLHGASELQILEYADGTLYDPIPLPGMVASELSISAGGSMLALTVEGPSNPPAVELVDPRTREWQLVDREPSRGPVSADPTLETITARDGMTFSGWLFTPPEGVETIGAMLFLHGGPEGQGRPGYNEFFPALLQEGICVFLPNVRGSGGFGRSFMHADDRERRFAAIDDVADAVRFLVDGGHAPAGKVACCGWSYGGYLTQAALAFHPDHFAAGISICGMSDLNTWYRNTEQWIAAAAYPKYGHPVSDQDLLERLSPLPRAEAITAPLLLVHGLNDTNVPPSESQQMCEALSALGRKVELLTFDDDGHEIDKRENRAVLRRAMCDWLTAAFAG; translated from the coding sequence ATGTCACCTGACGCCACCGCGTTCGCCCACCTCGTCGACGACGGCGGGTATCCCCGGGCGGTCCAGCGGTTCCTGCGCGGGTGGCGCGCGAGCTCGTCGCGTGACGTCGAGCTGCCCGTCGACGGTCCCGTCACCCGGGTACTGCACTCCGCCGACGGGCACTGGCTGGCCTGCCAAGTCGCGCCCGAAGGCAGCACCCGCAGCCAGATCTGGGTTGTCACAACAGATCCCGATGACCGCGCGGCCCGCCGGATCGACTATTGGCCGTCCGGGGTGGAGGGCACCGCTGAGCTGATCGGGTGGGACGGCACGCTCGTCGCGGCGATTCTGACCGGTGAGGACGGTGTCGGCAGCTCCTGCCTGATCGATCCCTCGGGCGGGCCGACCACCGTGCTGGACCGCCGCTCGGGTGGGCGCCTGGTCGACGCGTGGGCCGGTGCCTCGCTGGTGCGCGTCGGCCCGCGCGGCTACCGCGACCTGATCATGCTGCGCGGCCTGGTCGAGACCGGCCTGCTGCCCTATGACCCAGGTTCCACCACCGACACCGGTGTGATCCTCGACGACCACCACCCCAGACGGCTGCGCACCGGCCCCGACGGGGAGCACTTCGCGCTGTACCAGCCCGCCAAGACCTACGACGTCAACAGCACCGAGGGCTATGTGCGGGCGCTGATCCGCAGCGAGAACGGCGCCGAACACGCGCGGCTGCTCGAGGTGACGGTGACCGCGGAGGGTGTCACCTACCAGGTGGTGGCCGAACGCCCGGGCTGCGAACTCGACGAGTTCACCGTCAGCGACGACCTGTCGACGGTGGCTCTGCTGTGGAACCTGCACGGCGCCAGCGAATTACAGATCCTCGAATACGCCGACGGGACGCTCTATGATCCGATCCCGCTGCCGGGCATGGTGGCCAGTGAGCTCAGCATCAGTGCCGGCGGATCGATGCTGGCGCTGACGGTCGAGGGTCCGTCGAACCCACCGGCGGTGGAACTGGTCGATCCCCGCACCCGGGAGTGGCAACTCGTCGACCGCGAGCCCTCCCGCGGCCCGGTGTCGGCCGATCCGACCCTGGAGACCATCACCGCGCGGGACGGCATGACCTTCAGCGGATGGCTGTTCACCCCGCCCGAGGGCGTCGAGACGATCGGCGCGATGCTGTTCCTGCACGGCGGACCCGAAGGGCAGGGCAGACCCGGATACAACGAGTTCTTCCCGGCGCTGCTGCAGGAGGGGATCTGTGTCTTCCTGCCGAACGTGCGCGGTTCGGGCGGATTCGGCCGGTCCTTCATGCACGCCGACGACCGCGAGCGCCGGTTCGCCGCGATCGACGACGTCGCCGATGCGGTGCGGTTCCTGGTCGACGGCGGTCACGCGCCCGCAGGCAAGGTGGCGTGCTGCGGATGGTCCTACGGGGGATACCTGACCCAGGCCGCGTTGGCGTTCCACCCCGACCACTTCGCCGCGGGCATCAGCATCTGTGGCATGAGCGACCTGAACACCTGGTACCGCAACACCGAACAGTGGATCGCCGCGGCGGCCTACCCCAAATACGGGCATCCGGTCAGCGACCAGGATCTGCTGGAGCGGCTGTCCCCGCTGCCGCGCGCCGAGGCGATCACCGCGCCACTGCTGCTCGTCCACGGCCTCAACGACACCAATGTGCCGCCGAGCGAGTCGCAGCAGATGTGTGAAGCGCTGAGCGCGCTCGGACGCAAGGTCGAACTGCTGACCTTCGACGACGACGGCCACGAGATCGACAAACGGGAGAACCGCGCGGTGTTGCGGCGCGCGATGTGCGATTGGCTCACCGCGGCATTCGCTGGATGA
- a CDS encoding carboxyl transferase domain-containing protein, whose protein sequence is MAARASHRDDHVALVDQLRAKLAAAALGGPERARERHIGRGKLLPRDRVNGLLDSGSPFLELAALAADGMYDDECPGAGMIAGIGRVSGRECMIVANDATVKGGTYYPVTVKKHLRAQEIALQNLLPCIYLVDSGGAFLPRQDEVFPDREHFGRIFYNQATMSAKGIAQIAAVLGSCTAGGAYVPAMSDEAVIVRNQGTIFLGGPPLVKAATGEVVTAEELGGGDLHSKVSGVTDHLAHDDRDALRIVRRIVATLAPKAAPPWEVAPAVAAVADQSELYDVVPVDSRVPYDVHEVITRIVDGGEFAEFKAEYGTTLVTGFARIHGHPVGIVANNGVLFGESAVKGAHFIELCDKRNTPLLFLQNISGFMVGRDYEAGGIAKHGAKMVTAVACARVPKLTVVIGGSYGAGNYSMCGRAYSPRFLWMWPNARISVMGGEQAASVLATVRGDMTPEEEEAFKAPIREQYESQGNPYYSTARLWDDGVIDPADTRDIVGLALSVAGQAPLEPVSYGVFRM, encoded by the coding sequence ATGGCAGCGCGGGCATCTCATCGCGACGATCACGTCGCGCTGGTCGACCAGTTGCGGGCCAAGCTCGCCGCGGCCGCGCTCGGGGGTCCCGAACGGGCCCGGGAGCGCCATATCGGCCGGGGCAAGCTGCTTCCGCGCGACCGCGTCAACGGCCTGCTCGATTCCGGCAGCCCGTTCCTGGAACTGGCCGCGCTGGCCGCCGACGGCATGTACGACGACGAGTGCCCCGGGGCGGGCATGATCGCCGGCATCGGCCGGGTGTCCGGGCGGGAATGCATGATCGTCGCCAACGACGCGACGGTGAAGGGCGGCACCTACTACCCGGTCACGGTCAAGAAGCACCTGCGCGCCCAGGAGATCGCGCTGCAGAACCTGCTGCCGTGCATCTACCTGGTCGACTCGGGCGGGGCGTTCCTGCCGCGCCAGGACGAGGTGTTCCCCGACCGCGAGCACTTCGGCCGGATCTTCTACAACCAGGCGACCATGAGCGCCAAGGGAATCGCGCAGATCGCCGCGGTCCTGGGCTCCTGCACCGCCGGCGGTGCATACGTCCCGGCGATGAGCGACGAGGCCGTGATCGTGCGGAACCAGGGCACCATCTTCCTCGGCGGGCCGCCGCTGGTGAAGGCGGCGACCGGAGAGGTCGTCACCGCCGAGGAACTCGGTGGCGGTGATCTGCACTCGAAGGTCTCCGGGGTCACCGACCACCTGGCCCACGACGACCGCGACGCGCTGCGGATCGTTCGCCGCATCGTCGCGACGCTGGCGCCGAAAGCCGCGCCGCCGTGGGAGGTGGCGCCGGCCGTCGCCGCGGTCGCCGACCAGAGCGAGCTCTACGACGTCGTGCCCGTCGACTCCCGGGTGCCCTACGACGTGCACGAGGTGATCACCCGCATCGTCGACGGCGGCGAGTTCGCGGAGTTCAAGGCCGAATACGGCACCACGCTGGTGACCGGCTTCGCCCGCATCCACGGCCACCCGGTCGGGATCGTCGCCAACAACGGGGTGTTGTTCGGCGAATCCGCAGTCAAGGGTGCGCATTTCATCGAGCTGTGCGACAAACGCAACACGCCCCTGCTGTTCCTGCAGAACATCTCCGGATTCATGGTCGGGCGCGACTATGAGGCCGGCGGTATCGCCAAGCACGGCGCGAAGATGGTCACCGCGGTGGCGTGCGCGCGGGTGCCGAAGTTGACCGTGGTGATCGGTGGGTCCTACGGGGCGGGCAACTACTCGATGTGCGGACGGGCGTATTCGCCGCGCTTCCTGTGGATGTGGCCGAACGCGCGGATCTCGGTGATGGGCGGCGAGCAGGCCGCGTCGGTGCTGGCCACCGTGCGTGGCGACATGACCCCCGAGGAAGAAGAGGCGTTCAAGGCGCCGATCCGCGAGCAGTATGAGAGCCAGGGCAATCCCTACTACTCCACCGCACGGCTGTGGGACGACGGTGTCATCGACCCCGCCGACACCAGAGACATTGTGGGATTGGCACTTTCGGTGGCAGGCCAGGCTCCGCTGGAGCCGGTGTCCTACGGCGTCTTCAGGATGTGA
- a CDS encoding MaoC family dehydratase, producing the protein MTGKRIVVQRGLWFEEFETGVIYQHRPGRTITEADNVLFTTLTMNTQALHLDAAFSDALPPFNQRLVNSMFTLSTLVGLSVAQLTQGTIVGNLGFGEVAFPKPLFHGDTLYAETEVTDKRESKSRPGEGIVTFSHVGRNQHGDVVATASRKTMVRKRPEGDAQ; encoded by the coding sequence GTGACGGGGAAACGTATCGTCGTCCAGCGCGGGTTGTGGTTCGAGGAATTCGAGACCGGCGTGATCTATCAGCACCGGCCCGGCCGCACCATCACCGAGGCCGACAACGTGTTGTTCACGACGCTGACGATGAACACCCAGGCGCTGCACCTCGATGCCGCGTTCTCGGATGCGTTGCCGCCGTTCAACCAGCGGCTGGTCAACTCGATGTTCACGCTGTCGACGCTGGTCGGACTTTCGGTCGCGCAGCTGACCCAGGGCACGATCGTCGGCAACCTCGGGTTCGGTGAGGTGGCTTTTCCGAAACCGCTCTTCCACGGCGACACGCTGTACGCCGAGACCGAGGTCACCGACAAGCGGGAATCCAAGAGCCGCCCGGGGGAGGGGATCGTCACCTTCAGCCACGTCGGGCGCAACCAGCACGGCGATGTCGTGGCGACGGCATCGCGCAAGACCATGGTGCGCAAGCGACCCGAAGGAGATGCGCAGTGA